gaaaaatgagtagAGACAATACACATgttgctttttaaaagcatgataattattttgttagtgCAAGTTTTTCTATTGCAGGtcatttacttcaatttttaattctataaccaataattgattaaaaattttaactttttaaaaaaagaattagtttctaagtatttaataattaatttaaattcagagtgcgtagccaaattattcaacaaaaaataagcacattttaagcacttttcaatcactcaaaaaatatttttaagcacttcaaaaaatttcataattaagcagggttggaaagtttctGACAactgacggttttatcttgttttaaccgtcaagtttgttttttttttgggggggggggcccaaaaaaaaactttcggtattgtttttgacaattgtcaaaaatcgtgaaattttgaatcatgtaaaacgaatggcgttttcatacgctacgggactgacaatacgccaaaatagattgggattgaattaattgtgaaaacgttgaataaaacaatgtgaattgtgtctttttgcataattcgtagcgaTAATCAACATggcaaaggaaaaatctcattttgaaaaagggaaaatgaagcactttttcaaaacacccaatgaaaaaagcacctttaagggcttttaaaaaacgaaaataagcacctttcagcactttttaaaaacgctacgcaccctgtaaatttttaaaatttcacgcTAGAACACATTTCAAAAGGGTTTAACTTAGAAGAACTTTAATAATGGGTTGGGTTGAAGAAGCAAGTATGATACGTAAAACAAACTACTGTATAAGATAGCATAGAAATCTTCGAGGGTTGAGGAATATCAGCTagttattaatacttttttaaagaaatgtttttaaaaatgaattcgtCATAGGAAAACGAAACGGACATTGAAGAGGAAGGTTTTTATGATGGTGCTAGATTAAGGGGTCTACGGCATGGATATGGAACTTATATTTTCTCATCAGGTGCACGCTATATAGGGAACTGGGAAAAAGGTATAAAGCATGGAGAAGGAACATTTATCTACCCAGATGGCAGTCACTACGAAGGTAAGAacattgtttctttaaaaaattttaaagaaaaataattaacaatgatAATATAGCTAgctttaaagctaattttaaaagataatgctAATCTCCGTTCAAAGCGACTGATATTTGTTGTCGTTGTTTCAAATGCTACTTGCCACATTAGTAAGCCTGCTAGgtgaaaccaagcaaatttaaggcagaggctgcgtttcttgtttttcagtggcgccatctatggccaagaattcgtcttcagccacacacacgtcacagcgcGAATCCATTCAcatatccattcattcattcacagattgtaatttttgacctggatcagagaacgatcgatctccaatccagtaccccctgagatattgatttgtaatgggaacatggaggactttgcgattcgacagattcaacgtgcatcagtcaccattaacttcacggggagtcttcggccggcggggttcgaacccacgaactgcGACTAATATTTAAtcctattaaataaataaataaaatttaaaaaaataaaaataaataaataaaacagtaatgCAGAGTACCGCGCCGTAACAGCAAAATAGAGTTCGCTCATATTTGTACGACACAACTGGTGTCttaatatgcaaaaattgaaggaaaaacaaCACTATTTCCTTACAGATTTTAGTATATTgtctatttttataagaaaaattcatatttaactccccaactaaaaataatagaaaaataaaaattaaaaaaacgggtACGTAAAGCTTAAATTGATCTTgctaatatgtatttatttaatgcaactCGTATTCGAGTTTCTTAAGCTAATAGAACAAAAATGTGCGCACTTTTCGTTTCTtgtctttccttttttaacttaaaatatgcacCCAGAATTGTATTTGAGTAACTGTTGAAAAGAGCTTAGttagttttatattatgttacttgtatttaagttaataagagttaaaaatattaatttcggcTTTAAAGATATtgctttcttctttttccttttttttttaacgaagcaATACCCCTCcccctcaaaaaaaaaactatttcatttcagtttaaaagagaaaatgaacTATTTTCAAACATTACATAGTTTTACATTTCATAGTTCACCCTAGAATGTATGCTCGTTTAATAAACACATGAAAAGACTTATTTGGTCTTGATTAATATAATCAAGTaagtttgtgaaaatgaaacaataaaataaaatgttgcaacaaatttaattacacatCTACGCCTTGAATTCTTACGAGATACTGCTTAATTTCATACTACTTTACAAGAAATTATCATCTTATAAATGTAACACATAAAAACTggcttcaaaaaaaattaatcttaagctatttgtttattatatctTGTAAGAATTAAcaaacttacaaaaataaacagtttatgtCTAACATATGAAACggaattttaaaacactaaaaagttttaactttttaagtcaaacttttttaaagcaaaaaagtttGGAGGCTCATATGTCaatcaaataaacataaaacagcaacattttattttatatatattttaatctatttaaatcaatatctaataaaaagaaaacaatttattttctaattaaaatacgCAATTTCATAACgagtgcaaatatttttaaagacttagttttaatcaaataacggtataaaaatatcttaatgtatgcgtataacttaatttatttaaaaccattatCTAAGTCGTGGAAAAAgtatctaaattataaattatagtaaGGGATTTCATAAATGGAATATCAATAAGACAGACATTATAactacaaaaacaaattcattaaataattttaatgttcttaaaatttaatttatgtaagcCATTATCATACTCAAGGGAAAAGTagtattattgcaaaattataatacGGAGTTTCAAAACAGATGAAATGAATATTAGGGACTCACATGTCAATCAAATAAAgatataccaaaaaaaaaatttcatgtgagTACATTTAAAACAGCTTAGATCAATATCTTatcaaaagtaaaacattttattctcaaattaaaatacgttttttctaaaacacgtgtacaaatttttttgagatgTTTTAATcacataaatgtaaaataatattttaatgtgctCATAATTTAATCTACTTAAGCCATAATCTCACTCACGAGGAAAGGatcttaattacaaattataggTACGGAATTTCAAAACACGTGCAAAGAATTTCAGCGACTTAAcgttttaatcaaataaagatattacaacaaccaaaaacaaattctttatatttttacaaccaGAACAAATTGCTACACTATTCAGCAATAAATACCAAatagagctttttttttcttccctttttttttcttttcttgttcaGGTGAATggcgagaaaataaaaaacatggcCGCGGTCGTTATATCTATCCTAATGGTGACATCTATGACGGAATGTGGCGAATGGATATAAAAAATGGATTCGGTCACTATttcgatgaaaaaaatagtttttactacAAGGGCAACTTCAAGGATGGCGCTGTGGATGGATCAGCACAGGTGGCAGTTAACAACGTGTTATTCTACGGAGAGTTTGCAGATGGAAAGGTAGGCATCGTGATTGTTCCATCTCTTACGAAATTAAGGGCTGTtgctttttttatcatataaaattacgCTTTTAGCGAGTAATATGctgtttttataactgttatgaGTTGGTCACAGTAAATCAGAACTGTAAGGTTAAGTTTGGTCTATTTTTAGTCACCTGCGATCTATGTTAATGAAGAAAACGACGTGAAATGCCTCACGAAGAAAAGCCAcggttttatgaaataatttcgtgatataatttttgaaaagtagcTACAGTTGTTTGGATTCACAAAAAATAcgtaaaagttgaaaattactATTGAAGTTTAATGATTtcgataaaaagaataaaactctcgttaaaattgctaaatttctttaaaattcaataacattttatcaAGTTATTCTTTCGTTTTAATGTCCAGACAATTCTTTTTAGCAATATAGTATGAATGTTACCGCCGAtcaatgattaaattttcttaatttctatccCTTTACAGTACATTTCTGTACAAAGATtaggtaaaattatattagaattcTCATACTTCATAACTTGCCTGAACACGCTAGGCGTTCGATAGAATGCCGGGATCTCAATTGATGGTAAATgatatgtattgaaaaaaaaagaacatatatatatatacacacacaccgaagagccattacattagggcccataatcctcatagaacaatccctgacatctgtaagctacttgaacatagttgcagaccaggttcgcccattcatggcaacagttctTATtggggggatggtgtttaccaacaggataatgcaccatgtcataagggtcgaatcgtcatggattggttcgaggaacattccagtgatttttaagtcatgtcttggcccccaaattcacctgactttaatccaatagagcatttatggttctacttggaaaaccaaattcgcgCTGCCACGCTActccctcgcaatgtgagggaattgcaggaccagttggagagcgcttggtaccagatacctcagactacccatcagcaccttgtggaatcaattcCACGGCGAGTgttagcagttttgagggctaaaagtggtcctacatgttattagcagggtggtcataatgtaatggctcttcggtgtatatatatatatatatatatgcatgcttTCAAGTTTTACTTCGTGTTTGGGCCTTCAAACTACGGCtacctttattttattgacaaaaGAGCTTCCAAGAttattttattcgttatttcgatattcgttattttattcatttatttacttcattttatagCCTGTTGGGGTAGGAAGATATGTATTACCGAATGGGTTAGAAGTCAATGGCGAGTTTAAGTTGTACAGCGAGAAGAAGATTCCCTTGTGGATTACAAAGGGCGTCGATAAATCGGAAAACACGGCTGTTGATGAATCGGCTGATGCAGCTGAAAAGTTGATCGTCGAAACATCTGAGAGTATGAGAACCGAATCTGAGAATATGAGAGAGTCTGATACAACACTCGAAAAATCTGGAGGTATGAGCAC
Above is a window of Parasteatoda tepidariorum isolate YZ-2023 chromosome 5, CAS_Ptep_4.0, whole genome shotgun sequence DNA encoding:
- the LOC139425571 gene encoding radial spoke head 1 homolog; the encoded protein is MSDSEIWSDSEENETDIEEEGFYDGARLRGLRHGYGTYIFSSGARYIGNWEKGIKHGEGTFIYPDGSHYEGEWRENKKHGRGRYIYPNGDIYDGMWRMDIKNGFGHYFDEKNSFYYKGNFKDGAVDGSAQVAVNNVLFYGEFADGKPVGVGRYVLPNGLEVNGEFKLYSEKKIPLWITKGVDKSENTAVDESADAAEKLIVETSESMRTESENMRESDTTLEKSGGMSTADDEFDDDMSDDEWESYNVKKVDSLDLSETLQRYKSED